The genomic window atacaaCATGCTTTCACTATAGTTTCTGCGTTTTCAATTTTCACGTCCAATGGCCTGTGAAAGATACGCCACTTATTTGTAAGTATGCCGAAAGTGCATTCGATGTAACGTCTGGCTCGTGACAGcctgtagttaaatattttctttttttgagtAAGATTTTTCCCACCATAAGGCCTCTGCATGTGAGTTGAAAGAGCAAATGCTTCGTCACCTACGAAGGTAAAGGGAAGTGGCTCTCCATTTTCAACTATTGGCCTATCACTTGGGATGTTCAACGTATTATCCTTCATCTTCTGAAACAGCTCActgtttttatatattgctgagTCTGATGATTTTCCATAAGAACCAACATCAACAAATAAAAACCTATAATTAGAGTCGCATAATGCTAACAACACcatggaaaaatatttcttgtaggaaAAATAGGTTGACCCACTTTTAGCAGGTTGAATAAGCCTTACATGCTTGCCATCTATTGCTCCTAAACAGTTTGGGAAATTTGCACGTGTTCCAAAACCGTCAGCAATCTTCAGCCAGTCCTCTTGCATTAACTGCGGGAAACATGCTTCATGTaaaagccgccatattgtttcacaCACTTCAATAACAATCTTGCGACATGTGGAAATTCCACAACGGAATGTGTAATGCAATTCTGTGAACGAACATCCTGTAGCAaggtacctgcaaaaaaaaaaaaaaaaaacacacacactaaaaatatgcaccttacattattgttttttttttttcagctgcagATCTGCAACGGAAATGGAAGAATCTACGTGACTGTTTCAGAAGAGAACTGGCTAAACAGAGGAATTGTAAATCAGGTTCTGCAGCAGATGGCaggaaacaatatatatatttccagcaGTTAACTTTCCTATTGCCAGTATGCGACACCAAACCTACAACAGAAGAATCTCCAGACTTGCACACGCAAGCCACACCCGCAGCAGCTACATCTACGGCACCTACTtctcttaaaagaaaaaaaccgtCACCAGAAACAGAAGAACTTGAGCTACTTCAGTCGCTTAGAAGAAATATGGAAAAACGACATGCAGGTAGAGAAGAAGAAGACAGTGACAGGCATTTCTTGTTGAGTCTTTTGCCGTACTTCAAACGTCTGCCAGACGATATGAAACTTGAAGTTCAAAGCGACTTTTTAAACACCTTAAGAAGGTACAATCAGGTGTCAATTTCTGGTCATCGATGTCCTTCTCAGACTTCTGTCTACCCTCATTCTTCTCCATCAGTGATCACAGGCCCATCATTTGTTTCGCTTCCATACCCTAGTAGTAATACAAGTACCTCTGGAGTACGCAACCAACAATTTACACCCACCATCAGTCAGTCTTACAACTACGGGTCTCATTCAACTTCAGAAACATCGCAGTTAATGAGTCAACCCCAGCAGCCGCTGCAATGCCACGCCTTATCACCAATGTCACCAGCAGCTTCCTCATCAGTATCTCTCCAGTCTGATACGTCAAGTATTTGTGAAGACTATTTTAACTGATACCTAATAAATTATAAGACATGTGACCTTCATGGAAAGAGCAGTTTCAgtgaataacaaataaatatgttatctaacaattttcttctaaatttatgaaagaatttattttcGTGTGCAAAACGATAAACATTTATGTGTTGGATCTTTGAGACAATATCGTGTCACgtaataataaatgttacttatttggggtatgttcagaaaatgtttttttttaataatatgataataaatgcttcaactatacccttaaaatacatgtaactgtctaattaaattataatttcagccgTAGCCAAACACATTTCACTCCTGTGTTCCTTGTACAACTATGAAATGAACTATTTGTCTGCTTATACAAGTGTACCCACCTTAATGTAATTGCAAGTCTCTCTTCAGCAGGGATACTTCTTCTCATACTTGTGTCAACTTTTTCAATGTGAATTTTCAGTACATCCAGAAGATCCGAGAAAGTACTCCGAGACATTctgaaatagttaaaatatttcgaaTTGTCTTCTTTTAGCTCACTCATAATCGTATAAAACTGGCCCCTTGCTAAGCGGTCTGCAGTTATTGGGTGCATCCATAGTACACGTTGCCTGCGACGACGCCGGCGCCGACGGCAACGACGCCTTAGGACAATGCCAAGAACTGTTTCTTCGTCGGTGTCCATATTCACAGTGAAGAGTGTGTCGCGTGAACCTGGCACACGAGCGTCTCGGTCGCGCGGCTGAGTCGCTCTACTCGGTcgcttggacgctcgactgcagtCGCGCGTCTCAGTCGCGCGACCGAGACGCTCGTGTGCCAGGGCCCATAAGGTGGCTTTAGACGGAGCGGGTTTGCCTCGCGCATTAGATTCGCGAGGCTGCGTCGCGAATCAAATGCGCGAGTAAACATAGAGCAAAGTGAGCCATCAAGATGCACGAGA from Bacillus rossius redtenbacheri isolate Brsri chromosome 1, Brsri_v3, whole genome shotgun sequence includes these protein-coding regions:
- the LOC134527783 gene encoding uncharacterized protein LOC134527783, producing MAFDCDRFIIEIESRPAIWDSRCDEYANKCKKGKAWEEVCDMFVENFKAMDSVHKNKAAADLQRKWKNLRDCFRRELAKQRNCKSGSAADGRKQYIYFQQLTFLLPVCDTKPTTEESPDLHTQATPAAATSTAPTSLKRKKPSPETEELELLQSLRRNMEKRHAGREEEDSDRHFLLSLLPYFKRLPDDMKLEVQSDFLNTLRRYNQVSISGHRCPSQTSVYPHSSPSVITGPSFVSLPYPSSNTSTSGVRNQQFTPTISQSYNYGSHSTSETSQLMSQPQQPLQCHALSPMSPAASSSVSLQSDTSSICEDYFN